The Megasphaera stantonii genome includes a window with the following:
- the nrdG gene encoding anaerobic ribonucleoside-triphosphate reductase activating protein: MRYGQIRQYDIANGPGIRATVFVTGCSRHCVNCFNEEYQDFNAGSEWTAAETERLISYLQDDTNSGLTLLGGEPMENAEDLLELVQVVRRAVPEKSIWVYSGFLYEEILAQPARKALLEACDVLVDGPFVDALKDPGLYFRGSSNQRVIDVAKSREAGKAVLLWPDGR, encoded by the coding sequence ATGAGATATGGACAAATCAGGCAGTACGACATCGCTAACGGTCCGGGCATACGGGCGACCGTATTTGTGACGGGCTGCAGCCGGCACTGCGTCAACTGCTTCAATGAAGAATATCAGGATTTTAACGCCGGCAGCGAATGGACGGCGGCTGAAACAGAACGGCTCATATCCTATCTGCAGGACGATACGAACAGCGGGCTGACCCTTCTCGGCGGAGAGCCGATGGAAAATGCCGAAGACCTGCTGGAGCTGGTGCAGGTCGTTCGCCGTGCCGTGCCGGAAAAAAGCATCTGGGTATATTCGGGATTTTTGTACGAAGAAATCCTGGCCCAGCCGGCTCGGAAAGCTCTGCTGGAGGCCTGCGATGTCCTCGTCGACGGCCCCTTCGTCGACGCCCTGAAGGACCCGGGATTGTATTTCCGCGGCTCATCGAACCAGCGGGTTATCGACGTGGCGAAAAGCCGCGAGGCCGGAAAGGCCGTGCTTCTTTGGCCGGATGGGAGATAA